A genomic segment from Polyangium mundeleinium encodes:
- a CDS encoding ArnT family glycosyltransferase — protein MSEIKQDPTDAADDEADRPDAESATDTETEAGPEAEAEAGSDAEAEAGSDAEAEAGPDAEADAGSDAEATAGSDAETDEADDTDDDTGDEPDAAESPPAPDPLLRPGNPLQLVRGASTLATGALVAFLLMALRPQYRVGVPIGILAILVATFGLLDLCGTFDDPDERVAKRIALADLAQPLGLLGGSVLGLFAAVSFAVSGYLGPIGAGLAVPACFLGAVVSTYRVGDKLGAWEKNPAGKPIPLLRRHGFWLVTLVTLLYLPALGSHSLSDPWETHYGEVAREILARNDWISLWWAQDGWFWSKPILDFWMQSIAMATFGVRYQPGAMLSAVAEGRVPWPEWAVRLPFFLVTLVATYLLYKAVARVFGRRAGFFGGLVLTTMPQWFLVSHQTVTDMPFVATMSAAMALFLLGIHEDAEREVRVYEVSVGEAKYRFSGYHLVLGIIIACALPQILYLISRNVEILPSPFSLRFHADAFRSGSPMNCGLPGNQVCGDASPVLKGLQPALQAVLWIQALGLLLYMCWGERRAQRLYFLAAWFFAALSTMAKGPAGFGLPVLCALAYIVVSRRYRDLLRLEIVAGLLILLTVALPWFVAMYARHGQPFTDRLLFHDMFKRAFTHVHDTNEGDDVGFRFYLWQLGYAMFPWTGLVPAALVAWLRRREEGDRRSDASIFLAMWFLFAFVLFTLMLTKFHHYIMPALPPAAMLTGILLDEMVQRSGARKITDAFAEQYERVMWGAAAIAGGVLVFFVGRDLVGPREGMLGQVRLLHLFTYNYKRAFPSTLDFRTTLLVFTSAAALFTLALVWARARRHVVTGLCAVSVLFAAWGLDVYFVKTSPHWGQRETVLAYYHAKQEIPGPIIAFQMNWKGENFYNGNAVPAFVSSGKKFQDYVLEQKKKGVKTFYFMTEHGRMGSLANELGGPRIFDKLTTPELNNKFGLVRATFE, from the coding sequence ATGAGCGAGATCAAGCAAGATCCGACCGACGCAGCCGACGATGAAGCCGACCGGCCGGACGCAGAGTCTGCCACGGACACGGAGACGGAAGCGGGCCCGGAAGCGGAAGCGGAAGCGGGTTCGGACGCGGAAGCGGAAGCGGGTTCGGACGCGGAAGCGGAAGCGGGTCCGGACGCGGAAGCGGACGCGGGCTCGGACGCGGAAGCGACAGCGGGTTCGGACGCGGAAACCGACGAAGCGGACGACACCGACGACGACACCGGCGACGAACCCGACGCCGCCGAATCCCCTCCCGCCCCCGATCCTCTCCTCCGCCCTGGCAACCCGCTCCAGCTCGTCCGCGGCGCCTCCACGCTCGCCACCGGCGCGCTCGTCGCCTTCCTCCTCATGGCGTTGCGCCCGCAGTACCGCGTCGGCGTTCCCATCGGCATCCTTGCCATCCTCGTCGCCACCTTTGGCCTCCTCGACCTCTGCGGCACCTTCGACGACCCCGACGAGCGCGTCGCCAAGCGGATCGCGCTTGCCGACCTCGCCCAGCCCCTCGGCTTGCTCGGCGGCTCCGTCCTTGGCCTCTTTGCCGCGGTTTCCTTCGCCGTCTCCGGGTATCTCGGCCCGATCGGCGCAGGCCTCGCCGTTCCTGCCTGTTTTCTCGGCGCCGTCGTCTCCACCTACCGCGTCGGCGACAAACTCGGCGCGTGGGAGAAAAATCCCGCCGGCAAACCCATCCCGCTCCTTCGTCGCCACGGATTCTGGCTCGTCACCCTCGTGACGCTCCTTTATTTGCCGGCGCTCGGGAGCCATTCGCTCAGCGATCCGTGGGAGACCCACTATGGCGAGGTCGCGCGGGAAATCCTCGCGCGGAATGATTGGATCTCGCTCTGGTGGGCGCAGGACGGCTGGTTCTGGTCGAAGCCCATCCTCGATTTCTGGATGCAGTCGATCGCGATGGCGACGTTCGGCGTCCGTTATCAACCCGGCGCGATGCTCTCCGCCGTCGCCGAGGGGCGCGTGCCCTGGCCCGAGTGGGCCGTCCGTTTGCCCTTTTTCCTCGTCACGCTCGTCGCGACGTACCTCCTGTACAAGGCCGTCGCGCGGGTCTTCGGCCGTCGCGCCGGCTTTTTCGGTGGCCTCGTGCTCACCACGATGCCGCAATGGTTTCTGGTCTCGCACCAGACCGTGACCGACATGCCCTTCGTCGCGACGATGTCCGCGGCGATGGCCCTCTTCCTGCTCGGCATTCACGAGGACGCGGAGCGCGAGGTGCGGGTGTACGAGGTGTCCGTGGGCGAAGCGAAATACCGCTTCTCCGGATACCACCTCGTCCTCGGCATCATCATCGCCTGCGCATTGCCGCAGATCCTCTACCTGATCTCGCGCAACGTCGAGATCCTCCCGTCGCCGTTCTCCCTTCGGTTCCACGCCGACGCCTTCCGCTCCGGCTCGCCCATGAATTGCGGCCTGCCGGGCAACCAGGTCTGCGGCGACGCGTCCCCCGTGCTGAAGGGCCTCCAGCCCGCGCTCCAGGCGGTCCTCTGGATCCAGGCGCTCGGCCTCTTGCTGTACATGTGCTGGGGCGAGCGGCGCGCGCAGCGGCTTTATTTCCTGGCGGCCTGGTTCTTCGCCGCCCTCTCCACGATGGCCAAGGGGCCGGCCGGGTTCGGTTTGCCCGTGCTCTGCGCCCTCGCGTACATCGTCGTTTCGCGCCGGTATCGCGACCTGCTCCGCCTCGAAATCGTCGCCGGCCTCTTGATTTTGCTCACCGTCGCCCTGCCGTGGTTCGTCGCGATGTATGCGCGGCACGGGCAGCCTTTCACCGATCGGCTGCTCTTCCACGACATGTTCAAGCGCGCCTTCACGCACGTGCACGACACGAACGAGGGCGACGACGTCGGCTTCCGTTTCTACCTCTGGCAGCTCGGCTACGCGATGTTCCCGTGGACCGGCCTCGTGCCCGCGGCGCTCGTCGCGTGGCTCAGGCGCCGCGAGGAGGGCGATCGCAGGAGCGACGCGTCGATCTTCCTCGCGATGTGGTTCCTCTTCGCGTTCGTGCTCTTCACGCTCATGCTCACGAAGTTCCACCATTACATCATGCCGGCCCTCCCGCCGGCCGCGATGCTCACGGGCATTCTGCTCGACGAGATGGTGCAACGTTCGGGCGCGCGAAAGATCACGGATGCCTTCGCCGAGCAATACGAGCGCGTGATGTGGGGCGCCGCCGCGATCGCGGGCGGCGTGCTCGTCTTTTTCGTGGGCCGCGACCTCGTGGGCCCGCGCGAAGGCATGCTCGGGCAGGTGCGGCTGCTCCACCTCTTCACGTACAACTACAAGCGCGCGTTCCCCTCGACGCTCGATTTCAGGACCACGCTGCTCGTCTTCACGAGCGCCGCCGCCCTCTTCACGCTCGCCCTCGTATGGGCCCGCGCGCGCCGCCACGTCGTCACGGGCCTCTGCGCCGTGTCCGTGCTCTTCGCTGCCTGGGGCCTGGACGTGTATTTCGTGAAGACCTCGCCCCACTGGGGGCAACGCGAGACGGTGCTCGCGTATTACCACGCCAAACAGGAGATCCCCGGGCCGATCATCGCCTTCCAGATGAACTGGAAGGGCGAGAACTTCTACAACGGCAATGCCGTCCCGGCCTTCGTCTCCAGCGGCAAGAAGTTCCAGGATTACGTCCTGGAGCAGAAGAAGAAGGGCGTGAAGACGTTCTACTTCATGACCGAGCACGGCCGCATGGGCTCGCTCGCGAACGAGCTCGGCGGCCCGCGCATCTTCGACAAGCTCACGACGCCGGAGCTCAACAACAAGTTCGGGCTGGTGCGCGCGACGTTCGAGTGA
- a CDS encoding Uma2 family endonuclease: MALARPLDRPATLADLESLPEHLRGEIIDGMLYVFPRPRAPHADVEADVVDALRGPFQKGRGGPGGWWILPEPGIQLPRAPEFVPDVAGWRRERLARPPADGPITLVPDWICEILSPTTRGYDLIVKRRFYADIGVGHLWYVDLEARALMVSRLENGHWVELGVHGVGEKVRAEPFDAVEIDLATWWEVLEARGVSPSSPWIYAPPIATPTSCI; this comes from the coding sequence ATGGCCCTCGCTCGCCCCCTCGATCGCCCGGCGACCCTGGCGGACCTGGAGTCCCTGCCGGAGCACCTCCGCGGCGAGATCATCGACGGCATGCTGTACGTCTTCCCGCGCCCGCGAGCTCCCCACGCGGACGTCGAGGCCGACGTGGTGGATGCGTTGCGAGGCCCGTTTCAAAAAGGCCGAGGTGGTCCCGGCGGCTGGTGGATCCTGCCGGAGCCCGGCATTCAGCTCCCGCGCGCGCCGGAGTTCGTGCCGGATGTGGCTGGATGGCGGCGAGAGCGGCTCGCCCGGCCTCCGGCGGATGGACCGATCACGCTCGTACCGGACTGGATTTGCGAGATTCTATCGCCCACGACGCGAGGATACGATCTGATCGTGAAGCGCCGCTTTTATGCCGACATCGGCGTCGGGCATTTGTGGTACGTCGACCTGGAAGCACGCGCCTTGATGGTGAGCCGGCTCGAGAATGGGCATTGGGTCGAATTGGGGGTGCATGGGGTCGGGGAGAAGGTGCGCGCCGAGCCATTCGATGCCGTGGAGATCGATCTGGCGACGTGGTGGGAGGTGCTGGAAGCGAGAGGGGTTTCGCCTAGCAGCCCGTGGATCTACGCGCCCCCGATCGCGACCCCAACATCTTGCATTTGA
- the coaD gene encoding pantetheine-phosphate adenylyltransferase, with translation MQHPIAVYAGSFDPPTLGHLDLMERAAKLFDRVIIAIGRHPTRNPLFSFDERLALLAEVTKDIPNLTVDSFDGLLFQYCEKVGARVIVRGLRAATDFEYELQIAHANADMAPHIDTIFLPTRTNYGFVSASLVREIASHGGDVSHYAPPAVSEALRKKFGRG, from the coding sequence ATGCAGCACCCGATCGCCGTCTACGCGGGTAGCTTCGATCCGCCGACGCTCGGCCACCTCGACCTGATGGAGCGCGCGGCGAAGCTCTTCGATCGCGTGATCATCGCGATCGGCCGCCACCCGACGCGCAACCCGCTCTTCAGCTTCGACGAGCGCCTCGCGCTGCTCGCCGAGGTGACGAAGGACATCCCGAACCTCACGGTCGACTCGTTCGACGGCCTGCTCTTCCAGTATTGCGAGAAGGTCGGCGCGCGCGTGATCGTGAGGGGCCTGCGCGCCGCCACGGACTTCGAGTACGAGCTGCAGATCGCGCACGCGAACGCCGACATGGCGCCGCACATCGACACGATCTTCCTGCCGACGCGCACGAATTACGGATTCGTCTCGGCCTCGCTCGTGCGTGAAATCGCGAGCCACGGCGGCGACGTGAGCCATTACGCGCCGCCCGCGGTGAGCGAGGCGCTGCGGAAAAAGTTCGGCCGCGGCTAG
- a CDS encoding tetratricopeptide repeat protein, with product MSRRDSDRPLGRVSLLGAAALALLLSGCPTAGTLQNARPATADKWFQRAQQDFKVADIEDARDAVKRALAIVPDDPEVRKLAARIALAQLDYAETIRLLKGIKGSEASGLRGRALWYKGDLEAAADQLDAMLNDPDVVDDWAKGITKLARRGAGRTPFALSGALLAAVELPHVSPLAPFFVVPVEIDGESALAMISTGNAEVVLDSATRPEPSWISLRFGKKLEVHDVPALTQDLSGVSKQMGAPIKALLGVNLLRHLHATIDYDGHQFVARSFSPPPPPDATRVDLSYIRGGGMILRGKFGGERGEPVSLLLDTSMTFPLALDEGGWKKAGSVAKNLKIVAEDPEQKLREGVVPMVRLGAFDVPKVPGVFGTPVDQIERQISLDIDGVLGTGLLAPFRVTFGDQGRLMWLEDTTLLIQRILAESGSGQPLSDDPMPGMPDPLSPFGPQPGLGDPGGLLPPGGGLAPAPAPGGNASPGGAKPPKKAPER from the coding sequence ATGTCTCGACGAGATTCCGATCGGCCGCTGGGCCGCGTTTCCCTCCTCGGCGCGGCCGCCTTGGCGCTGCTCCTCTCCGGGTGTCCCACGGCGGGCACGCTGCAGAATGCGCGGCCTGCCACGGCCGACAAATGGTTCCAGCGCGCGCAGCAGGACTTCAAGGTCGCCGACATCGAGGACGCGCGTGACGCCGTGAAGCGGGCGCTCGCGATCGTCCCCGACGACCCCGAGGTCCGCAAGCTCGCGGCCCGCATCGCGCTCGCGCAGCTCGACTACGCCGAGACGATCCGCTTGCTCAAGGGCATCAAGGGCTCGGAGGCCTCGGGCCTGCGCGGCCGCGCGCTCTGGTACAAGGGCGACCTCGAAGCTGCCGCCGATCAGCTCGACGCGATGCTCAACGATCCCGACGTGGTCGACGACTGGGCCAAGGGGATCACGAAGCTCGCGCGGCGCGGCGCGGGGCGCACGCCGTTCGCGCTCTCGGGCGCGCTGCTCGCGGCGGTGGAGCTCCCGCACGTGAGCCCTCTCGCGCCCTTCTTCGTGGTGCCTGTCGAGATCGACGGCGAGAGCGCGCTCGCGATGATCTCCACGGGCAACGCGGAGGTCGTGCTCGACAGCGCGACGCGGCCCGAGCCGAGCTGGATCTCGCTCCGCTTCGGCAAGAAGCTCGAGGTGCACGACGTGCCTGCGCTGACGCAGGATCTCTCGGGCGTCTCGAAGCAGATGGGCGCGCCGATCAAGGCGCTGCTCGGCGTGAACCTGCTCCGGCACCTGCACGCGACGATCGACTACGACGGCCACCAGTTCGTCGCGCGGAGCTTCTCGCCGCCCCCGCCGCCCGACGCGACGCGCGTGGACCTCTCGTACATCCGCGGCGGCGGCATGATCCTGCGCGGCAAGTTCGGCGGCGAGCGCGGCGAGCCGGTGAGCCTCTTGCTCGACACGTCGATGACCTTCCCGCTCGCGCTCGACGAGGGCGGCTGGAAGAAGGCCGGCTCCGTGGCGAAGAACCTCAAGATCGTGGCGGAGGATCCGGAGCAGAAGCTGCGCGAGGGCGTGGTCCCGATGGTGCGCCTCGGCGCCTTCGACGTGCCCAAGGTGCCCGGCGTGTTCGGCACGCCCGTCGACCAGATCGAGCGGCAGATCTCACTCGACATCGACGGCGTGCTCGGCACGGGCCTGCTCGCGCCCTTCCGCGTGACGTTCGGCGATCAGGGCCGCCTGATGTGGCTCGAGGACACGACGCTGCTCATCCAGCGCATCCTCGCCGAGAGCGGCAGTGGGCAGCCGCTCTCCGACGACCCGATGCCGGGGATGCCCGATCCGCTCTCGCCCTTCGGGCCGCAGCCGGGCCTCGGTGATCCAGGCGGGCTGCTCCCGCCGGGCGGCGGCCTCGCACCTGCACCTGCGCCCGGCGGAAACGCGTCGCCTGGCGGGGCGAAGCCCCCGAAGAAGGCCCCGGAGCGCTGA
- a CDS encoding 3'-5' exonuclease, which produces MTTPEAAGPPRGSPWDDPIDEAPLVFLDLEMTGLRPASDRVIELCAERTRGDRVEASLTTLVRPDDGAFGNAHVHGIQREDLAHAPTFAEITDKLLAVCAGGILVAHAASWDVTFLEAELARAKRPERFPFFLDTLVLSRRAFALPTHALGSLCASLGVAQTRAHRAEDDVHVLREIWKKIRDVLAPATPRDLWHVRIGQRYARPAIVAAAVAAAEIGRPVRLRYRPAHRGPEDLEFCVTSVRTDLDPPRVLGYLLPSRSRRELRADRILLIEAPGEAGK; this is translated from the coding sequence ATGACAACCCCGGAGGCAGCCGGGCCGCCACGTGGTTCGCCGTGGGACGATCCCATCGACGAAGCGCCGCTCGTCTTCCTGGACCTGGAAATGACGGGGCTCCGGCCCGCGTCCGACCGCGTGATCGAGCTCTGCGCCGAGCGCACGCGCGGCGACCGCGTCGAGGCGTCGCTCACGACGCTCGTGCGTCCCGACGACGGCGCCTTCGGCAATGCCCACGTGCACGGCATCCAGCGCGAGGACCTCGCGCACGCGCCGACGTTTGCCGAGATCACCGACAAGCTCCTCGCCGTGTGCGCGGGCGGGATCCTCGTCGCGCACGCGGCCTCGTGGGACGTGACGTTCCTCGAAGCGGAGCTCGCGCGGGCGAAGCGGCCCGAACGTTTTCCGTTTTTCCTCGATACCCTCGTCCTCTCGCGCCGCGCCTTCGCGCTGCCGACACACGCGCTCGGATCGCTCTGCGCCTCGCTCGGGGTGGCGCAAACACGCGCGCACCGGGCCGAGGACGACGTGCACGTGCTCCGCGAGATCTGGAAGAAGATCCGGGACGTCCTCGCGCCTGCGACGCCGCGGGACCTCTGGCACGTTCGGATCGGCCAACGCTACGCGCGCCCGGCCATCGTGGCGGCGGCCGTCGCGGCGGCCGAGATCGGGAGACCTGTGCGCCTGCGCTACCGCCCCGCCCATCGTGGCCCCGAGGACCTCGAGTTCTGCGTGACGAGCGTGCGAACGGACCTCGACCCTCCGCGGGTTCTCGGCTATCTGCTTCCCTCGCGCAGCCGCAGGGAGCTACGAGCCGATCGGATCCTGCTGATCGAAGCTCCCGGCGAAGCGGGAAAGTAG
- a CDS encoding TIR domain-containing protein, whose amino-acid sequence MPVDVFISFAAKAPKDVEAYRALEKHLAGLLTRGRIRISHTDNVLAGKTRLDVHPDLERAQIILCLLTSDYAASRECNAEEHRAYARHEERTAWVVPVLVRSLDIKATGVRPAGLHVLPSNLVPVERWPQPDDAWSLVAESIRSIVKTIEAQNQGSIPSYRSSAPSFPSDPRPMHASSPDFGGAHPSSPDLRWSQPHLSLPSPGAGTGPLSRTPEARSWSRTSWMMLAGVFVVLFCVGIFKGIYGSASPNQGVSPPSVNEQGYESSVKTTVPVAQTPSGSSCCGGIECRTDPSNTSRLKQVCKESAQYCGKCASDRASVPGACADALPPKQDELIRLYSVRVNGNDVPDDGQVCFRRVDAREWIGCIPISDAHTKGNVRSPRRVPVTIGDMLAGKGLHVEVLVGQTTWATGVVAHDDIKRTALCIGLNMPLNPTLDAPPPNADRTTKVVVLLDEP is encoded by the coding sequence ATGCCTGTTGACGTCTTCATCTCCTTCGCCGCGAAGGCACCCAAGGATGTCGAAGCCTACCGAGCGCTCGAGAAGCATCTCGCCGGGCTCCTCACCCGCGGACGGATACGAATTTCCCACACCGACAATGTCTTGGCTGGCAAGACACGGCTTGATGTCCATCCCGATCTCGAACGTGCACAGATCATTTTATGTTTGCTCACCTCGGATTACGCTGCGTCCCGCGAGTGCAACGCCGAGGAACACCGGGCTTATGCGCGGCATGAGGAGCGTACGGCGTGGGTCGTGCCCGTTCTGGTGAGGTCGCTCGATATAAAAGCCACGGGCGTGAGGCCAGCCGGGCTCCACGTGCTCCCCTCCAATCTCGTGCCCGTGGAGAGGTGGCCACAGCCGGATGACGCTTGGAGCCTGGTCGCGGAGTCGATCCGCTCTATCGTGAAGACGATCGAGGCGCAGAACCAAGGCTCAATTCCGTCGTACAGGTCGAGCGCACCCTCCTTTCCGTCCGATCCGAGACCGATGCACGCGTCCTCCCCGGATTTCGGGGGGGCGCATCCATCTTCGCCGGACCTTCGTTGGAGCCAGCCTCATTTGAGTCTGCCGTCTCCTGGAGCCGGCACCGGGCCGCTTTCTCGAACTCCGGAAGCTCGTTCGTGGTCTCGCACGTCATGGATGATGCTCGCGGGTGTCTTTGTCGTCCTGTTCTGTGTGGGTATTTTCAAGGGTATTTACGGGAGCGCCTCTCCGAACCAGGGCGTTTCGCCTCCGTCCGTCAACGAGCAGGGCTATGAGTCCTCTGTCAAAACGACGGTTCCGGTTGCACAGACGCCAAGTGGTTCCTCTTGCTGCGGGGGTATCGAGTGCCGAACGGACCCGTCCAATACGAGCAGGCTGAAACAGGTTTGCAAGGAATCCGCCCAGTACTGCGGTAAGTGTGCCTCGGATCGTGCATCTGTCCCAGGCGCTTGCGCCGACGCTCTTCCGCCGAAGCAGGATGAATTGATCCGGCTGTACAGTGTCCGCGTGAACGGCAACGATGTCCCCGACGACGGCCAGGTATGTTTTCGGCGCGTCGACGCACGCGAATGGATTGGCTGCATCCCGATCTCGGATGCCCATACGAAAGGAAATGTGCGCTCTCCACGGCGGGTTCCGGTGACCATCGGAGACATGCTCGCGGGCAAAGGTCTCCATGTCGAGGTATTGGTCGGGCAGACAACGTGGGCAACGGGGGTCGTCGCACACGACGACATCAAGAGGACTGCACTTTGTATTGGACTGAATATGCCGCTCAACCCGACCCTCGACGCACCGCCGCCCAACGCCGACAGGACGACGAAAGTCGTCGTGCTTCTGGACGAACCGTGA
- a CDS encoding transposase, with translation MGRTREKQASLWVAAPSLPRSPGHRFYEKLNELLRENGFDRAMEAACAKYFEADGTAGRPSIPPGLYFRMLLVGYFEGIESERGLEWRCSDSLSLREYLGLLPGETVPDHSTLSKMRKRLGSEVFEGMFAFVLGVVNRSGLLHGKVMGVDSTYLRADASMKAIVRRETGEVYADYIKRLAKEEGIENPTMEDARRLDRKRKGKKTSNTDWKSPTDEDARIAKLKDGRTRLAYKTEHVVDMSTGVVVAAEVYSANEADPATMAQSLEQARTNVEQAKSSEERDSDDDPPPEGGSSDAEPERTVIEVVADKGYHKAELLLSLKVSGYRTYVPERIQSVRRWVDKGWDMQQTFYGNRNRVRRPKGRALQRKRGELIERTFAHACETGGMRRVRVRGRENVRKRYLAHIAALNLGLVLRQILGAGTPRALAAARKGSALAVLVIWAAMVALVRGTPRRLARFSRATWRGMYPHQMQDVGVAIGGA, from the coding sequence ATGGGGCGAACACGTGAGAAGCAGGCGTCGCTCTGGGTGGCGGCGCCTTCGCTGCCGCGGTCGCCGGGGCACCGGTTCTACGAGAAGCTGAACGAGCTTCTTCGCGAGAACGGGTTTGACCGGGCCATGGAGGCGGCGTGCGCGAAGTATTTCGAGGCCGACGGGACGGCGGGGAGGCCATCGATCCCGCCTGGGCTTTACTTCCGGATGCTGCTGGTCGGCTACTTCGAGGGGATCGAGTCCGAGCGTGGGCTCGAGTGGCGCTGCTCGGACTCGCTGTCGCTGCGGGAATACCTCGGGCTGTTGCCCGGCGAAACGGTGCCCGACCATTCGACGCTTTCCAAGATGCGCAAGCGCCTCGGCAGTGAGGTTTTCGAGGGGATGTTCGCCTTCGTGCTCGGGGTCGTGAATCGCTCCGGGCTCCTCCATGGCAAAGTCATGGGCGTGGACTCGACGTATCTCCGCGCGGACGCCTCGATGAAGGCGATCGTGCGGCGCGAGACGGGCGAGGTGTACGCGGACTACATCAAGCGGCTGGCGAAGGAGGAAGGCATCGAGAATCCGACCATGGAGGATGCTCGGCGACTCGACCGCAAGCGCAAGGGAAAGAAGACGTCGAATACCGACTGGAAAAGCCCCACCGACGAAGATGCCCGCATCGCAAAGCTCAAGGATGGCCGCACGCGATTGGCCTACAAGACCGAGCATGTCGTCGACATGAGCACGGGCGTCGTGGTCGCCGCGGAGGTCTATTCAGCGAACGAGGCCGACCCAGCGACGATGGCGCAAAGCCTCGAGCAGGCGCGCACGAATGTCGAGCAGGCCAAGAGCAGCGAGGAGCGCGATTCGGACGACGATCCGCCTCCGGAGGGCGGCAGCAGCGACGCGGAGCCCGAGCGCACCGTGATCGAGGTCGTGGCGGACAAGGGGTATCACAAGGCCGAGCTGCTTCTATCGTTGAAGGTGTCCGGCTATCGCACGTACGTCCCGGAGAGGATCCAGTCCGTCCGCAGATGGGTGGACAAGGGCTGGGATATGCAGCAAACGTTTTACGGGAACCGAAACCGCGTGCGTCGTCCGAAGGGGCGCGCTCTTCAACGCAAACGTGGAGAGCTCATCGAACGAACATTCGCCCACGCATGCGAGACGGGCGGAATGAGGAGGGTGCGAGTGAGAGGCCGGGAGAACGTGAGAAAACGCTACCTGGCGCATATCGCCGCGCTCAATTTGGGGCTCGTGCTACGTCAAATACTCGGCGCAGGGACCCCGCGGGCCCTGGCCGCGGCCCGGAAGGGCTCCGCCCTTGCAGTTTTGGTGATATGGGCAGCCATGGTGGCCCTGGTACGGGGCACGCCGAGGCGGTTGGCACGATTTTCCCGGGCCACGTGGCGCGGGATGTACCCGCATCAAATGCAAGATGTTGGGGTCGCGATCGGGGGCGCGTAG
- a CDS encoding toll/interleukin-1 receptor domain-containing protein, giving the protein MNAPLDIFISYSHIDEAYRVELEKHLSLLRRSGAIRSWHDRRIGAGDEWKPAIDENLNRAAIILLLVSSDFVDSKYCYDIEMQRAMERRASGEAVVIPIILRHCEGWQKNTPFGALQALPRDGKPIKTWADPDEAWTDVARGIRQVVERLTAP; this is encoded by the coding sequence ATGAATGCGCCGCTCGACATCTTTATTTCGTATTCGCACATAGATGAGGCATATCGGGTCGAGCTGGAGAAGCACCTTTCCCTCTTGAGGCGCAGCGGCGCGATCCGAAGCTGGCATGACCGACGAATCGGTGCTGGTGACGAGTGGAAGCCTGCCATCGACGAGAACCTCAACCGAGCCGCGATCATCCTGCTGCTCGTGAGTTCCGATTTCGTCGACTCCAAATACTGCTATGATATCGAGATGCAGAGGGCCATGGAGCGCCGCGCGTCCGGAGAGGCGGTCGTCATTCCGATCATCCTACGGCACTGCGAGGGCTGGCAGAAGAATACACCCTTCGGAGCGCTCCAGGCCCTGCCGCGGGACGGAAAGCCGATCAAGACCTGGGCCGATCCCGACGAGGCGTGGACCGACGTCGCCCGGGGGATCCGTCAGGTCGTGGAGAGGCTCACGGCTCCCTAG
- a CDS encoding SDR family oxidoreductase, with translation MFKERCLQGRTAIVTGGGTGLGLSMALRLADLGANLVLTSRDPGHIEPACEKVRERGAKALAVRCDVRHFPEVEAMVAEAERTFGSIDILVNNAAGNFLCPTEDLSPNGFNAVVSIVLNGTFHATLAAGRRMIAAGKGGVILNMLATYAWTGSGFVIPSASAKAGVMAMTRSLAVEWAKYKIRVNGIAPGPFPTEGAWKALVPEGMDSVGKSKIPLGRYGEHEELANLAAFLVSDYSAYITGDVITIDGGAWLTEGGTFNQIAMMEPDTIKPVIAMMRGASTKISSPAGASGRPSAPSAPDPESNG, from the coding sequence ATGTTCAAAGAGCGATGCTTGCAAGGCAGGACCGCGATCGTGACCGGCGGCGGCACGGGCCTCGGCCTCTCCATGGCGCTGCGCCTCGCCGATCTCGGCGCGAACCTCGTGCTGACGAGCCGCGACCCCGGGCACATCGAGCCCGCCTGCGAAAAGGTCCGCGAGCGCGGCGCAAAAGCCCTCGCGGTGCGCTGCGACGTCCGGCACTTCCCCGAGGTCGAGGCCATGGTCGCCGAAGCCGAGCGCACGTTCGGATCGATCGACATCCTCGTGAACAACGCGGCTGGAAACTTCCTCTGCCCCACGGAAGATTTGAGTCCCAACGGCTTCAACGCCGTCGTCTCCATCGTGCTGAACGGCACGTTCCACGCGACGCTCGCTGCGGGCCGGCGGATGATCGCGGCTGGCAAGGGCGGCGTGATCCTGAACATGCTCGCCACGTACGCCTGGACGGGCTCGGGCTTCGTGATCCCGAGCGCGTCGGCGAAGGCGGGCGTGATGGCGATGACGCGCTCGCTCGCCGTCGAGTGGGCGAAATACAAGATCCGCGTGAACGGCATCGCGCCCGGTCCCTTCCCCACGGAGGGCGCGTGGAAGGCGCTCGTGCCGGAAGGCATGGACAGCGTCGGCAAGAGCAAGATCCCGCTCGGCCGGTACGGCGAACACGAGGAGCTCGCGAACCTCGCGGCATTTCTGGTGAGTGACTATTCCGCGTACATCACGGGCGACGTGATCACGATCGACGGCGGCGCGTGGCTTACCGAAGGCGGCACGTTCAACCAGATCGCCATGATGGAGCCCGACACGATCAAGCCCGTCATCGCGATGATGCGCGGCGCCAGCACCAAGATCAGTTCGCCGGCTGGGGCTTCGGGTCGCCCTTCGGCGCCCTCCGCCCCAGACCCCGAGTCGAACGGCTGA